A genomic stretch from uncultured Pseudodesulfovibrio sp. includes:
- a CDS encoding NAD-dependent deacylase, which translates to MAQADMEMVKALLDGSNTVVALTGAGISVESGVPSFRGRDGLWKNHKPEDLARVDAFMQHPELVWEFYNWRRESVGMCVPNSAHLALVEMERRVPNFLLITQNVDGLHAMAGSRKLMEMHGSLWQVKCTVCTHVHEDRSMLPEMPACPVCGHLLRPGVVWLGEPLVPGVLRVAIDQISKADVFLSIGTSNMVQPAASFHQLAKDHGAVTVEINLEPTPNTGLMDFALHGEAGKILPELIMGMSDHV; encoded by the coding sequence ATGGCTCAGGCTGATATGGAAATGGTGAAAGCCCTGCTCGACGGGAGTAACACTGTGGTCGCACTGACGGGGGCGGGAATATCCGTCGAGAGCGGAGTACCTTCATTTCGAGGTCGGGACGGTTTGTGGAAAAACCATAAACCGGAAGATCTGGCGAGAGTTGACGCCTTTATGCAGCATCCAGAGCTGGTGTGGGAGTTCTATAATTGGCGGCGTGAATCGGTAGGGATGTGCGTTCCCAATTCGGCACATCTGGCTCTTGTCGAAATGGAGCGGCGAGTGCCGAATTTTCTTCTGATTACCCAGAATGTTGATGGACTCCATGCTATGGCCGGGAGCCGAAAGCTCATGGAAATGCACGGCAGTCTTTGGCAGGTGAAATGCACCGTTTGCACCCATGTTCACGAAGACAGATCCATGTTGCCGGAAATGCCCGCATGTCCGGTATGCGGTCATCTGCTTAGACCTGGAGTCGTCTGGCTCGGTGAGCCATTGGTGCCGGGAGTCTTGCGAGTCGCCATCGACCAGATAAGCAAGGCGGACGTTTTTCTTTCCATAGGCACTTCGAATATGGTGCAGCCGGCGGCGTCGTTCCATCAGTTGGCAAAAGATCATGGTGCCGTGACTGTCGAGATCAATCTGGAGCCGACGCCGAATACTGGACTGATGGATTTTGCCCTACATGGAGAAGCGGGCAAGATATTACCTGAGCTGATTATGGGGATGTCGGATCATGTTTAG
- the icd gene encoding NADP-dependent isocitrate dehydrogenase, whose product MATKTVYYIEGDGIGPEVWKAGRPVIDAAVKKAYGTDNALDWQLLLAGEKAYAETGEHLPKVTMDTLAKADLAMKGPLNTPVGEGFRSLNVTMRQVFDLYACIRPIKYFKGIESPVKRPDLVDMVVFRENTEDVYAGIEYQSASPEAKKLIDFLVEEFDAKIDPTAGIGIKPITPAGSKRLVKKALDFAIAENKPSVTLVHKGNIMKYTEGGFRAWGYELADEEYKGKVVREGEDGTGVIIKDRIADAMFQNALMYPEQYSVLATTNLNGDYISDALAAQVGGLGLAPGVNMGDNLAFFEPTHGTAPTIAGKDMANPGSLILSGAMMLEHIGWHEAAALIHKAVEKALTGKKVTVDLAAQINGATQVGCQEFGDILLSNL is encoded by the coding sequence TTGGCAACAAAAACAGTATACTACATCGAAGGGGACGGCATCGGCCCCGAAGTCTGGAAGGCCGGTCGTCCGGTTATCGACGCTGCTGTAAAGAAAGCATACGGCACTGACAACGCTCTCGACTGGCAGCTCCTGCTGGCCGGAGAAAAAGCCTACGCTGAAACCGGCGAACATCTGCCCAAGGTGACAATGGACACGCTTGCCAAAGCCGACCTCGCCATGAAAGGGCCACTCAACACTCCGGTCGGCGAGGGATTTCGCAGTCTGAACGTCACCATGCGTCAGGTCTTCGACCTCTACGCCTGCATCCGGCCCATCAAATATTTCAAGGGAATCGAATCCCCGGTCAAGCGTCCCGATCTGGTCGACATGGTTGTCTTCCGCGAAAACACCGAAGATGTTTACGCCGGTATTGAATACCAGTCAGCCAGCCCGGAAGCCAAGAAGTTAATCGACTTTCTGGTAGAGGAATTCGACGCCAAGATCGACCCCACAGCCGGAATCGGTATCAAGCCCATCACCCCGGCAGGTTCCAAGCGCCTTGTAAAGAAGGCACTTGATTTTGCCATCGCAGAGAACAAGCCGTCCGTCACGCTCGTTCACAAAGGCAACATCATGAAGTACACCGAGGGTGGCTTCCGTGCCTGGGGGTACGAGTTAGCTGATGAAGAATATAAAGGCAAAGTCGTACGCGAAGGCGAAGACGGCACAGGCGTTATCATCAAGGACCGCATCGCCGACGCCATGTTCCAGAATGCGCTGATGTACCCTGAGCAGTATTCGGTCCTTGCTACGACCAACCTCAACGGCGACTACATCTCTGATGCACTGGCCGCACAGGTCGGCGGCCTCGGCCTCGCCCCCGGCGTCAACATGGGTGACAATCTCGCTTTCTTCGAACCCACTCACGGCACAGCCCCGACCATCGCAGGCAAGGACATGGCCAACCCCGGCTCCCTGATCTTGTCCGGCGCCATGATGCTCGAACATATCGGCTGGCACGAGGCTGCTGCACTCATCCACAAAGCCGTGGAAAAGGCCCTGACCGGCAAGAAGGTCACAGTGGATCTCGCCGCGCAGATCAATGGCGCCACCCAGGTTGGCTGTCAGGAATTCGGCGACATTCTGCTGAGCAATCTCTAA
- a CDS encoding class I SAM-dependent methyltransferase, translated as MYLKQLQENWNTFGEEDAMWAVCSTPEKKHNQWDKKEFFATGVQCVSQLEAWMKTNGLPEHQKTALDFGCGVGRLTQALCAHFDCCVGVDIAPSMIKQAKQLNQQGKRCVYRLNESDDLRVFPDKSYDLVYTQHVLQHIHPQVALKYIAEFIRILRPGGLACFHCPSAAATHAYPQEGITCSLDTTVSDITMEHMSLATIPVRVTNTCTHPIGTDQSTSAPARIWHHWVNQTTGELHQMHGYTNVPTTIIGQGESLEFDYKAASPPTPDNYELVLTPTSFFNVPLTDSVSDLITVSVEVTPQAEKDTAPKARISSAKRPRSESHAIPIEAVTRVIELAGGRLVDVESSQAHPGAVVKTLYYATRR; from the coding sequence GTGTACCTCAAACAATTGCAGGAAAACTGGAATACATTTGGCGAAGAAGATGCCATGTGGGCAGTCTGTTCAACACCAGAAAAAAAGCATAACCAGTGGGATAAAAAAGAATTTTTCGCAACTGGTGTTCAATGCGTCTCCCAACTCGAAGCCTGGATGAAGACCAATGGACTTCCCGAACACCAGAAGACCGCCCTGGACTTCGGCTGTGGTGTTGGAAGATTGACACAAGCCCTCTGTGCACACTTCGACTGCTGCGTCGGGGTTGATATTGCCCCATCCATGATCAAGCAGGCCAAGCAGCTCAATCAGCAGGGCAAACGCTGTGTGTACCGGCTCAACGAATCGGACGATCTGCGAGTGTTTCCTGATAAAAGCTATGACCTCGTGTATACACAGCATGTGTTGCAGCACATTCATCCTCAGGTTGCGCTCAAGTACATTGCCGAGTTCATCCGTATCCTCCGCCCCGGCGGTCTCGCATGCTTTCATTGCCCGAGTGCAGCGGCGACACACGCCTACCCTCAAGAAGGCATCACCTGTTCGCTGGACACCACTGTCAGCGACATCACCATGGAGCACATGAGTCTGGCAACAATACCGGTTCGTGTGACCAATACATGTACACATCCAATCGGTACTGACCAGTCCACAAGTGCTCCTGCCAGGATATGGCATCACTGGGTCAACCAAACCACTGGTGAATTACACCAGATGCACGGGTATACCAACGTGCCGACAACCATCATCGGACAAGGTGAATCCCTTGAATTCGACTACAAGGCCGCTTCCCCGCCCACTCCAGACAACTACGAGTTGGTCCTGACTCCAACCAGTTTCTTCAATGTTCCCCTCACTGATTCGGTTTCTGACCTGATCACGGTTTCTGTTGAAGTGACGCCGCAAGCGGAAAAGGACACTGCGCCGAAAGCTCGGATATCCTCTGCCAAACGCCCACGGAGCGAAAGCCACGCCATTCCGATTGAAGCGGTCACACGCGTCATCGAACTGGCCGGCGGCCGTCTGGTGGATGTGGAAAGTTCACAGGCCCACCCCGGAGCTGTCGTCAAGACACTCTACTATGCAACACGCCGTTAG
- a CDS encoding HyaD/HybD family hydrogenase maturation endopeptidase — MPENDKQILVLGVGNILYTDEGFGVRVAEELEQKYEFSPNVTVIDGGTLGLRLMGPIMDSDYLIIVDIVLNDGKPGEVFRLLGEDLNKACAFKNSMHQTDLLDTLANCSLMGEVPDDVILYGIEPLNYKDMSAALSPELEAKLPEVIDAVLKEVEKAGGTYTSRSMTNPATEKVYVPRDTSRNS; from the coding sequence ATGCCTGAAAATGACAAACAAATTCTTGTCCTGGGCGTCGGGAACATCCTCTACACGGATGAAGGTTTCGGCGTACGGGTTGCTGAGGAACTTGAACAGAAGTATGAGTTTTCCCCAAATGTTACCGTCATAGACGGCGGCACATTGGGGCTGCGACTCATGGGTCCGATCATGGATTCGGATTATCTGATCATTGTTGACATAGTGCTGAATGACGGCAAGCCCGGTGAAGTGTTCCGCCTGCTCGGGGAAGACCTAAACAAGGCGTGCGCTTTCAAGAACTCCATGCACCAGACCGACCTGCTCGACACCCTGGCCAATTGCAGCCTCATGGGCGAAGTGCCGGATGATGTCATTCTCTACGGCATTGAACCGCTGAATTACAAGGACATGTCTGCGGCCCTGTCCCCGGAGCTTGAAGCCAAGCTCCCCGAAGTGATTGATGCCGTTCTCAAAGAAGTAGAAAAAGCCGGTGGGACATACACGTCCCGCTCCATGACGAACCCAGCAACGGAGAAAGTCTATGTGCCTCGCGATACCAGCCGAAATTCTTGA
- a CDS encoding HypC/HybG/HupF family hydrogenase formation chaperone: MCLAIPAEILEISDGVATCKVGEGNTTVQASVMLMDEEVTTGDYIIIHAGFALRKLDPKEAQETLKILRDMVELMGGENYQHDML, translated from the coding sequence ATGTGCCTCGCGATACCAGCCGAAATTCTTGAAATATCTGATGGTGTTGCCACCTGCAAGGTCGGTGAAGGCAACACTACTGTCCAGGCATCTGTCATGCTGATGGACGAAGAAGTGACCACCGGTGATTATATCATCATTCACGCAGGGTTCGCTCTGCGCAAACTTGATCCCAAAGAAGCGCAGGAAACTTTAAAAATCCTGCGTGACATGGTGGAACTCATGGGCGGTGAAAACTACCAGCACGACATGCTGTAG
- a CDS encoding multidrug efflux SMR transporter, with translation MDYFYLAFAIVCEVVGTTAMQASNGFTRIGPSTVVVVGYGLAFYFLSLVLKTIPMGVAYAIWAGLGIVLIGISGVIFFKQSLDIPAMLGMGLIVAGVAVINIFSKTVGH, from the coding sequence ATGGACTATTTTTACCTTGCTTTTGCCATTGTCTGCGAAGTCGTTGGAACTACCGCAATGCAGGCGAGTAATGGTTTTACCAGAATAGGCCCGAGCACGGTCGTGGTTGTTGGGTATGGCTTGGCTTTTTATTTTCTCAGCCTGGTACTCAAAACCATTCCCATGGGGGTTGCCTATGCCATATGGGCTGGGCTTGGTATTGTCCTCATAGGGATTTCCGGTGTGATATTTTTCAAACAGTCCCTTGATATTCCGGCCATGCTCGGTATGGGGCTCATTGTAGCCGGTGTCGCTGTCATCAATATCTTTTCAAAGACAGTGGGGCATTGA
- a CDS encoding nickel-dependent hydrogenase large subunit → MSGCSPKAAPMAHGKHDVVVDPVTRIEGHLRVEAVVEDGKIVDVRSSSQLFRGLEIILKGRDPRDAQHFTQRSCGVCTYVHALASIRCVDNAVGVDKELPHNATIIRNLVMAAQFMHDHIVHFYHLHALDFVDVAGCLSADVDKTAEIAVAVAKTVRQDPKIVSSKEDLQKTKDTVKGIVDSGRLGIFTNAYFLGGHPAYVLPPEVNLLATNHYLNALHLQVKAARAMAVFGAKNPHTQFTVMGGVTCYEGLTDKYINDFLALYADIMDFILDCYIPDLIAVASYYKDWASIGGTTNFMSFGEYPAQGGEADLNSRYVKPGVIMNRDLGNVQDFDPSMIEEHVKHSWYKDDSPKHPYSGVTDPMYTSLDDKTKYSWMKAPRYNGKAVEVGPLATCLVNYGKGQPEFVKYVNFVLEKLGVGAEALFSTLGRTGARGIECLVTALKTGDWVNDLKENIAKGNLDICKDWDMPAEAQGVGYVNAPRGGLSHWMSIKDSKIDNFQLVVPSTWNLGPRCDNDIPGPTEEALLDNTPIADPERPVEILRTVHSYDPCIACGVHVIDNKTGNVKKFRIL, encoded by the coding sequence ATGTCTGGTTGCTCCCCTAAAGCCGCCCCGATGGCGCATGGGAAACACGATGTCGTAGTTGACCCGGTCACCAGGATCGAAGGTCACCTTCGCGTTGAAGCCGTGGTCGAAGACGGCAAAATCGTAGACGTCCGCAGCAGCTCCCAGCTGTTCCGCGGTCTGGAGATCATCCTGAAAGGCCGTGATCCCCGCGATGCCCAGCACTTCACCCAGCGTTCCTGCGGTGTCTGCACCTACGTGCACGCACTCGCTTCCATTCGCTGTGTTGACAACGCCGTTGGCGTTGATAAAGAACTGCCCCACAACGCCACCATCATTCGTAACTTGGTGATGGCCGCGCAGTTCATGCATGATCATATCGTGCACTTCTATCATCTGCATGCTCTTGACTTCGTTGATGTCGCAGGCTGCCTGTCCGCCGACGTAGACAAGACCGCAGAAATTGCAGTTGCCGTTGCAAAGACTGTTCGTCAGGATCCGAAGATCGTCTCCAGCAAGGAAGACCTTCAGAAGACCAAAGATACCGTTAAGGGTATCGTCGACTCCGGTCGTCTCGGCATCTTCACCAACGCTTACTTCCTCGGCGGCCACCCGGCTTACGTCCTGCCGCCCGAAGTCAACCTGTTGGCTACCAATCACTACCTGAATGCTCTGCACCTGCAGGTCAAGGCCGCTCGTGCCATGGCTGTTTTCGGTGCAAAGAACCCTCATACCCAGTTCACTGTCATGGGCGGCGTAACCTGTTACGAAGGCCTCACTGACAAGTACATCAATGACTTCCTGGCCCTGTACGCAGACATCATGGACTTCATCCTTGATTGCTACATCCCGGACCTCATTGCTGTTGCCAGCTACTACAAAGACTGGGCTTCCATTGGTGGTACCACCAACTTCATGAGCTTCGGCGAGTACCCTGCACAGGGTGGCGAAGCCGATCTGAACTCCCGCTATGTCAAGCCGGGCGTTATCATGAACCGCGACCTCGGTAACGTGCAGGACTTCGATCCTTCCATGATCGAAGAGCACGTCAAGCACTCCTGGTACAAGGATGATTCTCCGAAGCATCCCTACTCTGGTGTCACCGATCCCATGTACACCAGCCTGGACGACAAGACCAAGTACTCCTGGATGAAGGCCCCCCGCTACAACGGCAAAGCCGTTGAGGTTGGCCCCCTGGCTACCTGTCTCGTCAACTACGGTAAAGGTCAGCCCGAATTCGTCAAGTACGTCAACTTCGTGCTTGAGAAACTCGGTGTGGGCGCTGAAGCCCTGTTCTCCACTCTCGGTCGTACCGGCGCTCGCGGCATTGAATGTCTCGTCACCGCCCTCAAGACCGGCGACTGGGTCAACGACCTGAAAGAGAACATCGCCAAGGGTAACCTCGACATCTGCAAGGATTGGGATATGCCCGCCGAAGCACAGGGTGTCGGTTACGTCAACGCTCCTCGCGGTGGCCTGAGCCATTGGATGAGCATCAAAGACAGCAAGATCGATAACTTCCAGCTTGTGGTTCCGTCCACCTGGAACCTCGGCCCCCGCTGTGACAATGACATTCCTGGTCCGACTGAAGAAGCTCTGCTGGACAACACACCGATCGCCGATCCGGAACGCCCGGTCGAGATCCTGCGTACCGTCCACTCCTATGACCCCTGCATCGCCTGCGGCGTGCACGTCATTGACAACAAGACCGGTAACGTCAAGAAGTTCCGCATCCTGTAG
- a CDS encoding hydrogenase small subunit: MKFSVGHGKEGAVERLEKRGVSRRDFMKFCGTVAAVMGMGPAFAPKVAEALTSDNRPDVVWLHNAECTGCSESILRTVEPYIDALILDYISLNYHETIMAAAGHAAEKALWDTVAGGNFVAVIEGGVPTAPAGTAMEPGAHGKVGGHTMLENTTKVVEAAAATITYGTCASYGGVQKAAPNPTDVKGIGELYPGKAIINVPGCPPNPFSLVGTIVHYLTKGIPELDDVGRPVPFYGETVHDNCPRQEFFDNDQFAPSFGSEEARKGWCLRKLGCRGPETYNNCATVKFNQYNWPVQAGHPCIGCSQPDFWDGADWDGETYMYADLTNL, encoded by the coding sequence ATGAAATTTTCCGTAGGTCATGGCAAGGAAGGAGCCGTGGAACGGCTGGAAAAACGCGGCGTTTCTCGCCGTGATTTCATGAAGTTCTGCGGAACCGTGGCCGCAGTGATGGGCATGGGTCCGGCTTTCGCTCCGAAAGTCGCCGAAGCTCTCACAAGTGACAACAGGCCCGACGTCGTTTGGCTGCACAACGCTGAATGTACCGGTTGTTCCGAATCCATTCTGAGGACTGTCGAGCCTTATATCGATGCCCTCATCCTGGACTACATCTCGCTGAACTACCATGAGACCATCATGGCAGCAGCGGGTCATGCAGCTGAAAAAGCTCTGTGGGATACCGTCGCTGGCGGCAACTTTGTTGCAGTCATCGAAGGTGGCGTTCCCACTGCTCCGGCAGGTACTGCCATGGAGCCGGGCGCACACGGCAAGGTTGGCGGGCATACCATGCTCGAAAACACCACCAAGGTCGTCGAGGCCGCTGCCGCTACCATCACGTACGGTACTTGCGCCTCCTACGGTGGCGTGCAGAAAGCCGCACCGAATCCGACTGACGTTAAGGGCATCGGTGAACTGTACCCGGGCAAGGCCATTATCAATGTGCCTGGCTGCCCGCCGAACCCGTTCTCTCTGGTCGGCACGATTGTGCACTACCTGACAAAGGGTATTCCCGAGCTCGACGATGTCGGCCGTCCGGTACCTTTCTACGGTGAAACAGTGCATGACAACTGCCCCAGGCAGGAGTTCTTTGACAATGACCAGTTTGCTCCTTCCTTCGGTTCCGAGGAAGCTCGCAAGGGCTGGTGTCTGCGTAAGCTCGGTTGTCGCGGTCCTGAGACCTACAACAACTGCGCAACTGTCAAATTCAATCAGTACAACTGGCCTGTCCAGGCCGGCCACCCCTGCATCGGTTGCTCGCAGCCTGATTTCTGGGATGGTGCTGACTGGGATGGCGAAACCTACATGTACGCTGACCTCACCAACTTATAG
- a CDS encoding MTH1187 family thiamine-binding protein, producing the protein MSIIIDFSIFPMDKGDQSLSPYVARALDVIKQSGLPYQLGPMCTSIEGEWEEVMAVVAACFQELKQDSDRVFLSFNADYKKGRNNGLTNKVRSVQEKLR; encoded by the coding sequence ATGAGCATTATCATCGATTTCTCCATTTTTCCCATGGACAAAGGTGACCAAAGCTTGAGCCCATATGTAGCCCGGGCTCTCGACGTCATAAAACAGTCCGGGCTGCCTTATCAGCTTGGTCCCATGTGCACATCCATTGAAGGAGAATGGGAAGAAGTCATGGCTGTTGTAGCAGCATGTTTCCAGGAGCTTAAGCAGGATTCCGACCGCGTTTTTCTTTCCTTCAATGCAGATTACAAAAAGGGTCGCAACAACGGCCTCACCAACAAAGTGCGAAGTGTCCAAGAAAAACTACGGTAA
- a CDS encoding diguanylate cyclase — translation MSKKNYGNAVMSMHSNSLFIKFLARTLPPLLAVALLLMLFFGYTTQNDIQKEIDTDVDIYATSISRILDDLMWNYQTEELVSALGTISSNPAMQGAQLFDQDGKSFLTYGVQPADDSALRIVEKDIYKRLPDGSRIDIGKLEIYYSYANAEKQFHHYITDQAIRFVLSILIFSIAGIYAYHTTIGTPLKKLLHAIRATEGTDEWTQASWESNDEIGEVIAAHNSLIRHISQKEAALADSQQRYRQLFDNALVGIYQVRSDGTIKEANKTVAEILGYPSVQEMSGENIKWHYVDLTDREQLWAELNSKGEVSNFQTQLLRKDSSKIWVEMSGRLNPDCSFNGVIQDVTAQVEARKAFEERDELHRAFFEENKAVMLLHDPLDSSIQFVNPAACQYYGYSNEELTSMTIRDLDCMSDKEVFEELKKATMEHRNYFKHYHTLKDGTKRHVEVFTGPVSMANRQLHYSIVHDVTEKRRLEAKLERMATRDQLTGAYNRHAFFQIARDEIVRTQRFGHSMAVLMFDLDHFKRVNDTYGHAVGDEVLRTFALRCRADLRQSDIFARLGGEEFAAILVETDEIRAMEVAERIRAIAADNPIPTESAKLTVTVSIGVASLQENDTVAGILKRADAGLYKAKESGRNSVVKA, via the coding sequence GTGTCCAAGAAAAACTACGGTAACGCAGTCATGTCCATGCACTCCAATTCTCTCTTCATCAAATTTCTGGCACGCACACTCCCGCCGCTTCTAGCCGTAGCGCTTCTGCTCATGCTTTTCTTCGGTTATACAACCCAGAACGACATCCAAAAAGAAATAGACACCGACGTCGATATCTATGCCACATCCATAAGTCGGATTCTCGATGATCTCATGTGGAATTATCAAACGGAAGAACTGGTCAGTGCACTTGGAACCATTTCCAGTAATCCGGCCATGCAGGGAGCACAGTTATTCGACCAGGACGGTAAAAGTTTCCTGACGTATGGGGTACAACCTGCTGACGATTCGGCACTGCGAATCGTCGAAAAAGACATATACAAACGACTACCGGATGGCAGCCGAATCGACATTGGCAAACTAGAGATCTATTACTCGTATGCCAATGCGGAGAAACAGTTTCATCACTATATTACAGATCAGGCCATACGTTTTGTTCTGAGCATTCTGATTTTCAGCATCGCAGGTATCTACGCCTATCATACCACTATCGGCACTCCATTAAAAAAACTGCTCCACGCCATTCGCGCCACGGAGGGAACCGACGAATGGACTCAGGCCTCATGGGAAAGCAACGACGAGATAGGCGAAGTCATTGCTGCACACAATTCACTAATACGTCATATCTCTCAAAAAGAGGCGGCTTTGGCTGATAGTCAACAACGGTACCGCCAACTTTTCGACAACGCCCTGGTCGGGATCTACCAAGTCCGCTCTGACGGTACCATAAAAGAGGCCAACAAGACCGTCGCTGAAATCTTGGGGTATCCGTCAGTCCAGGAAATGAGTGGAGAAAACATCAAGTGGCACTATGTCGACCTCACTGATCGTGAACAACTCTGGGCAGAACTCAATTCCAAAGGGGAAGTCTCCAATTTCCAGACACAGTTACTCCGAAAAGACTCGTCGAAAATCTGGGTCGAAATGAGCGGACGACTCAACCCCGATTGTTCTTTCAACGGGGTCATTCAGGACGTGACCGCACAGGTGGAAGCCCGAAAGGCTTTCGAGGAACGTGACGAACTGCACCGTGCTTTTTTCGAGGAGAACAAGGCGGTCATGCTGCTTCACGACCCTCTTGATTCGAGCATCCAGTTCGTTAACCCTGCTGCATGCCAATATTATGGTTATTCCAATGAAGAATTGACATCCATGACCATCCGCGATCTGGATTGCATGTCGGACAAGGAAGTATTTGAAGAGCTCAAGAAAGCGACTATGGAACATAGAAACTACTTCAAGCATTACCACACATTAAAAGATGGGACAAAACGCCATGTCGAAGTCTTCACCGGTCCGGTGTCCATGGCCAATCGGCAACTGCACTACTCAATTGTCCACGACGTAACTGAAAAACGCCGTCTGGAAGCCAAACTCGAACGTATGGCGACTCGAGATCAGCTCACCGGAGCGTACAACCGGCACGCCTTTTTCCAGATAGCCCGAGACGAAATCGTCAGAACGCAGCGATTCGGTCACTCCATGGCAGTACTCATGTTTGACCTCGATCATTTCAAACGAGTCAATGATACATACGGACATGCTGTAGGTGATGAAGTCTTGCGTACCTTTGCCCTGCGCTGTCGGGCTGACCTCAGGCAAAGCGATATTTTCGCGAGGCTCGGGGGTGAAGAATTCGCAGCCATCCTCGTTGAGACAGACGAAATTCGCGCCATGGAAGTGGCGGAACGCATCCGCGCCATTGCGGCCGACAATCCCATCCCCACAGAATCGGCAAAACTGACTGTTACCGTCAGCATAGGAGTGGCGTCCCTCCAGGAGAACGATACGGTTGCCGGAATTCTCAAGCGGGCTGACGCGGGTCTATACAAGGCCAAGGAATCAGGACGAAATTCCGTCGTTAAAGCGTGA
- a CDS encoding cyclic nucleotide-binding domain-containing protein, producing MSIVTQQTVQMKQVSHGNYLMRNVLKHNAVFNEGSKGDAAYILTEGKIEISGQIEGHKKVFAILTPISIFGEMALFLEDGVRTATAIALEDSKVVVVTKDDLDEFMRDSPKVIASIITVLVSRLKTTTRKAMKVPSTGLGIVRIFDLFSTCGKMELKYNPTVKTFADTFVTTQEKIEQYIHRLADQGLLVLGRDVNDNRIIRIREREMLHAVMQNKE from the coding sequence GTGTCCATCGTCACACAGCAGACAGTCCAAATGAAACAGGTTTCCCACGGGAACTACTTGATGCGCAATGTGCTCAAACACAATGCCGTATTCAATGAGGGGAGCAAGGGTGATGCAGCCTATATCCTAACAGAAGGCAAAATCGAAATCTCCGGTCAGATAGAAGGACACAAAAAAGTCTTTGCCATTCTCACTCCCATTTCAATTTTCGGAGAAATGGCCCTGTTCCTGGAGGATGGTGTCCGCACGGCCACAGCCATCGCCCTTGAAGACTCCAAGGTGGTCGTTGTCACCAAGGATGACCTGGATGAATTCATGCGCGATTCGCCAAAGGTCATTGCCTCAATCATCACGGTCCTGGTCAGCCGCCTCAAAACCACCACCCGCAAGGCCATGAAGGTTCCCTCCACCGGCCTCGGCATAGTCCGCATATTCGATCTGTTCTCAACCTGCGGGAAAATGGAATTGAAATACAATCCCACGGTCAAAACCTTTGCCGACACCTTTGTGACCACTCAGGAAAAAATTGAACAATACATCCACAGACTCGCAGACCAGGGGTTGCTTGTTCTCGGTCGTGACGTTAACGATAACCGTATCATCCGCATCCGCGAGCGGGAAATGCTCCACGCAGTCATGCAGAATAAAGAGTAA